Part of the Phycisphaerae bacterium RAS1 genome, TCTTCGCCTCGCGCTCGCCGATCATGTGTTCCAGTTCCTCGACGCTGCTTCTTGCGAAGCGCGACTTGATCTTGGCTGGTTTGGCCGCCGGTCGGGCCGCGGGCTTGCGCTCCTCGCGCCGCGGCGGCCGGGCCGCGGACTCGGCCGCGTCCTGCGCCGTCCGCTCGCGTTCGAGCTGCTCGATGTAGAACGTGTAGTTGCCCTTGTAGAACGCGTGCCCGTCGGGCCGGATCACGAGCAGGCTTCTCGCCGCCTTGTCGAGGAAATAGCGGTCGTGGCTGACGGTGATCACGGTTCCCGGGAAGTCCTGGAGCGCGGCTTCCAGCGCTTCGCGCGACGGAATGTCGAGATGGTTGGTCGGCTCGTCCAGCACGAGCACGGTCGGCGCCATCAGCATCAGCTTCAGCAGCCGCAGCCGCGACTGCTCGCCGCCCGAAAGCGATCCGACCGGCTTGAAGACATCCTCGCCGGAAAAGAAAAACCGCCCCAGCAGGTCGCGGCACTGCTGCTCCGACAGGTAGGGGTAACTCTCCTGAAGCTCCACCATCACCGCGTGCGTCGGCGTCAGTTCCAGCGCGTCTTGCGCGAAGTAGCCGACCACGGCCTTCTTGCTGAGCTGCACCTGTCCCGCATCCGCGGCCGCTTTGCCCAGCAGAATCTTCAGCAGCGTCGACTTGCCCGTGCCGTTCGGACCGGTGATGCCCAGCCGCTGTCCCGGCGACAGGTACAGCGAAACGTCTGAGAACAGCCGCTTGTCGCCATAGCTCTTGCTCAGCCCGTCGATCGTCACCGACTCGTGCTCGGTCGGATCGGGCGCGTCGAACGTGAGCGACAGCTCGCGCGTATCCTGCGGCGCATCCGTGACGAACTCCCCCGCCTCCAATCGCCGCGCCAGCCGCGTGCGGCGGCCCTTGGCCTGGCTGCTGCGCTGGCCGGCAAGAAAGCGGCGAATGTACTCCTCTTCCTTCTCGATGAACGCCTTGTCCTGCTGATACTGCCGCTGCTGCGTCAGCCGCCGCACGTCGCGCGTCTTCGCGTAATTGGTGTAGTTGCCGGGATAGCTTCCGATCTTTCGGCGGTCCACCTCGATGATGACTTCGGCGACGCGATCAAGCAGGTAGCGATCATGCGAGATGATCGCCGCCCCG contains:
- the yheS gene encoding putative ABC transporter ATP-binding protein YheS encodes the protein MGLIRLENVTKQFGGRTILDAVTLELPTGRIVGVVGPNGAGKTTLFKLISGRMTPDLGSVSISKGLEVGYLAQEPEIGLQRTLHDEVLSAFDELLALEQRMHDVSEQIAAQHDTPLAAELMTQYDKLSARFIAAGGYTYEQRLEEILHGLGFTKADATLQMSALSGGQKCRAALAKLLLQDANYLLLDEPTNHLDIDAVRWLEKFLATHSGGAAIISHDRYLLDRVAEVIIEVDRRKIGSYPGNYTNYAKTRDVRRLTQQRQYQQDKAFIEKEEEYIRRFLAGQRSSQAKGRRTRLARRLEAGEFVTDAPQDTRELSLTFDAPDPTEHESVTIDGLSKSYGDKRLFSDVSLYLSPGQRLGITGPNGTGKSTLLKILLGKAAADAGQVQLSKKAVVGYFAQDALELTPTHAVMVELQESYPYLSEQQCRDLLGRFFFSGEDVFKPVGSLSGGEQSRLRLLKLMLMAPTVLVLDEPTNHLDIPSREALEAALQDFPGTVITVSHDRYFLDKAARSLLVIRPDGHAFYKGNYTFYIEQLERERTAQDAAESAARPPRREERKPAARPAAKPAKIKSRFARSSVEELEHMIGEREAKIAALEQRFGDTDIYRDAARLAKLQEEFDALKSELTEIEAEWYARMDQAR